In Metarhizium brunneum chromosome 3, complete sequence, a genomic segment contains:
- the rad3 gene encoding Protein kinase rad3, which produces MAQHSRGHTAPLGQNGGAAAAGEGPPPSTLAAQLVENISTSTKSSRSDESNELKELFATIQLVKDHPELLKSQADRVEHNHMLIYVYCRVALEGIKLDDPFVNRAHAHAEALKAINFLRFTIKETPSVLAHTHASKTLLYRGTEPLWVWLLPHLLRLLGHALFQELEGSLEGFLQYLLLLVSRTNELWSHGPELVLYLRACVSSTIDQLQDPSLDPSELNSFIPIHLPSQFALRQILGEQSMGHGPTYQISSSSQAIRQITSLAKILAYPLIQPDSTFSSLASLSQTVPWLLDTWLDLRNAQKRWDVAGSSSPIPIIETVLNMSHGLASGSEMTATFKDKSHVLLVLLCSEMVSCPEALLQEDETGDTSRQLYCQALLAISGATLESYSIGRMAASKLVQELTLVSSQHALIGEGTDIWRCTRLLRQIIYAAPQHTFDEDTSPSHFRDKDIQKAVEGLNLEYGRSSPSETVAKKRKVVAANSNPLLSLFRAIYDTLNMAWTENEAGFMPEELFLESFTKVPNSSQCLALDLLSRVSCVCDGLGEVTTHSLTENQCPVCELGQQSKPLIDLQVSKTASRLIFTRLIQEPSFLESRQPRVAAMIALRRLVIHCEDAAFLNIETSVPGQWCLQSLNSSVRELRVAAGRTLGAFMPVRPVSNVDEDLIARNRKNTIALLKSASDQDPAHLVETRILAWGQVGRVVSEDELNLVLIKLVDYLGNSNNIVSAFTFNELLNLAEARNTTPRRLLEPFWKSLAYMTTKDMTQRPQRSRAIAELLQISVNDLLLLIQTHALPWLVLDKRQDVIQKIAEARQEKEVWRQLMDGSNLAATLALLLVQDTGDIEEFTKSRLNEISPHFHSLSLLVLFQSEPVLIALELLKTAATADETKRSLVHQALQLMATTILSTNKDPKSKKGNVIGRFLQSHVLGLMARLTDVINDSITLQPLIMEQRSAIATLEEMLKVCKQHVRVARPQISACLLAVISQESLREACFSCWAAMLAYLDEEDVEALLETTFFIIRRYWGVLDDATATIGKNMLLSLLEKHGAMVEMYISKLPSLSYCKGLESVEKTLKAMRPTLAMEEALGVFAQRVSHDNAGVVHQALTELAPYLRDNQSALYTSAVSQRPDNAITTILRSLLDCACKYSGAQMDIARLCVQCIGLIGCLDSNQIETVREQRSIVVLNNFVAPEEMTDFGLFMLEEVLVPSFLSATDTKLQGFLSYAMQELLDKCEIKAACAMNETGMLGGNDIYRKWIAIPDHAREVMTPFLSSRYMVAPMPPVTVEYPIFHPGKPYGNWLRSFVIDMLREGQHPHADLLFEPLMRVIRVKDLSTAEFLLPYLVIHILLGARSSENEKNRIVNELLGVLRHQPADDASYVEREEMKRYCHAVFRCLDYAMRWIQEKRAAGRLSAEGKESVARIQRVLDQIPAELISQRATDCNEYSRALFHLEQHAQNMEQQKQDPGDRSRLLEKLQNIYANIDEPDGLEGISSQLHALDINQQILSHKKAGRWASAQTWYEMQLAENPQNTEVQLDLLNCLKQAGQHDVLLNHIEGMQADPSAENKILPFAVEAAWVTGRWESLAKFTGRFQEDVAQDFNMSVACLFDSLYRRSGPDAFGKAIQSMQDKIASSMTASATASLNAAHEILLKCHVLTDLDVITNTKSGNEAERRRTLGLLDGRLEIIGGRFSDKQYLLGIRRAAMELSRPTFADLDISGLWLSSARLARKTNSLHQSFNAVLHASRLGDDSATIENAKLLWRDNHHRKAIQMLQGAIERNKFMTQTGPSTSAGTAGSSKLNPQQKLLTARAQLLLAKWLDAAGQSHAVALREKYQQPPKTYSTWEKGHYYLGRHYKKILEAEQTLKVEDQSDNYVTGEIARLVIENYVRSLNSGTKYIYQTLPRILTLWLDVGAQVDKAPEGKVSLSRELHKRRVEQLNMLHAFLDKYIYRLPAYIFYTALPQIVARIAHPNTAVFERLSHIITKVVEAHPRQALWSLIGIMTTKQASERKVRGAQILQALRGIQRKVDGTSHDVKYLIRTGEKLAEQLLVACQNGDFNSNKTVKASLSRDLRFQHKCTPCPLVVPVESSLTATLPAVSEHVKKHNAFSRDVVTIDCFLDDVLVLSSLAKPRRLTARGSDGKSYMLLIKPKDDLRTDQRLMEFNGIINRSLKRDAESSRRQLYIRTYAVVPLNEECGIIEWVPGIKTMRDILLNLYASQKIHPDYAALRQLMEDASASESKIRIFTDDVLGRFPPLLPLWFIQQFPNPSAWFAARLRYTRSCAVMSMVGTILGLGDRHGENVNLEEGNGGIFHVDFNCLFDKGLTFAKPERVPFRLTHNMVAAMGIYGYEGPFRKSSELTLSILRQQEETLMTILEAFIYDPTLDLQKEKKSSRRGDVSVRLQPQSVVDSIKRKVRGLLPNENIPLSVEGQVEELIKQAVDPRNLTAMYIGWCPFL; this is translated from the exons ATGGCACAACACTCCCGTGGGCACACAGCTCCGCTAGGTCAGAATGGCggcgctgccgccgcgggagAGGGTCCTCCGCCATCGACATTGGCTGCTCAGCTTGTCGAGAACATATCGACCTCTACCAAGTCCTCACGATCGGATGAGAGCAATGAATTGAAGGAGCTCTTTGCAACGATTCAGCTGGTCAAGGATCACCCGGAACTGCTCAAATCCCAGGCCGACCGAGTTGAACATAATCACATGCTCATATACGTGTACTGCCGTGTGGCCTTGGAAGGCATAAAATTGGACGATCCATTTGTAAACCGAGCACATGCTCATGCCGAAGCCCTAAAAGCAATAAACTTCCTGAGATTTACAATCAAGGAAACTCCATCTGTTCTCGCGCATACACATGCCTCAAAAACGCTGTTGTACCGAGGTACTGAGCCACTTTGGGTTTGGCTGCTCCCGCATCTTTTGCGATTACTTGGCCACGCTTTGTTCCAGGAATTGGAGGGCTCCCTAGAGGGCTTCTTGCAGTATTTACTACTATTGGTATCACGAACGAATGAACTGTGGTCACATGGTCCGGAATTGGTTCTCTACTTGCGAGCTTGTGTTTCTA GCACGATAGATCAATTACAAGACCCATCACTAGACCCTTCGGAACTGAACTCTTTTATACCCATACACCTCCCGTCCCAGTTTGCGCTGCGCCAGATTCTGGGGGAACAATCCATGGGCCATGGACCTACATATCAAAtctcctcatcatctcaGGCGATACGACAGATAACAAGCTTGGCAAAAATACTTGCGTATCCCCTCATACAACCTGACTCAACATTCTCTTCCTTGGCTTCACTCTCTCAAACTGTCCCTTGGCTCTTGGATACGTGGCTCGACCTGCGGAATGCCCAAAAGCGATGGGATGTGGCTGGCTCGAGCTCTCCTATTCCGATTATAGAGACGGTGCTGAATATGTCTCATGGACTTGCATCTGGAAGTGAGATGACAGCTACATTCAAGGATAAGTCACATGTTCTTTTAGTTCTGTTGTGTAGTGAAATGGTATCCTGTCCGGAGGCCCTTTTacaagaagacgaaacgGGTGATACGTCTCGGCAGCTGTATTGTCAGGCACTCTTAGCCATATCTGGTGCTACACTCGAGTCATATTCTATTGGGCGTATGGCAGCTTCGAAACTAGTCCAAGAATTGACTTTGGTCTCATCACAGCATGCGTTAATTGGAGAAGGTACAGACATTTGG CGATGTACTCGTTTGTTACGTCAAATCATATACGCCGCTCCACAACATACTTTTGATGAGGATACAAGTCCATCCCATTTCCGCGACAAAGATATCCAGAAGGCCGTTGAGGGTCTCAATCTGGAGTATGGGCGTAGTTCTCCGTCAGAAACTGTCgccaagaaaagaaaagttgTTGCGGCGAATTCCAATCCACTATTGAGCCTTTTTAGGGCCATTTACGATACACTCAATATGGCTTGGACAGAAAATGAGGCGGGATTCATGCCTGAAGAACTATTTCT TGAAAGCTTCACCAAAGTACCCAACAGTAGTCAATGTCTTGCATTGGATCTCCTTTCTAGGGTCTCCTGCGTTTGTGATGGCTTGGGAGAAGTCACTACTCATTCTCTAACTGAAAATCAGTGTCCAGTCTGCGAACTTGGCCAACAGTCAAAGCCCCTGATAGATTTACAAGTCTCCAAGACTGCGTCTCGATTAATATTTACAAGGCTTATTCAGGAACCTTCGTTCTTAGAATCAAGACAGCCTAGGGTTGCTGCTATGATAGCGCTTCGAAGGCTAGTTATTCATTGTGAAGACGCGGCTTTCTTGAATATTGAAACATCAGTGCCAGGGCAATGGTGTTTGCAGTCATTGAATAGCTCTGTCAGAGAACTTCGTGTTGCCGCTGGAAGGACTCTAGGGGCATTCATGCCAGTAAGACCTGTCAGTAATGTTGACGAAGACCTGATTGCGAGGAATCGTAAAAACACGATTGCTCTGCTCAAATCGGCATCTGATCAAGACCCGGCGCATTTAGTCGAAACCCGAATTCTAGCGTGGGGACAGGTCGGTCGCGTTGTCTCGGAAGATGAGTTGAATTTGGTGTTAATCAAACTCGTCGATTACCTTGGAAATAGCAATAATATCGTGTCAGCCTTCACGTTCAATGAGCTTCTAAATCTTGCAGAGGCTCGCAACACAACGCCAAGGCGCCTCCTTGAGCCATTCTGGAAAAGCCTCGCCTATATGACGACAAAGGACATGACTCAACGACCCCAACGAAGTCGAGCTATTGCGGAACTGCTACAAATATCCGTCAATGATCTTCTACTATTAATACAGACACACGCACTGCCCTGGTTGGTCCTGGATAAACGTCAAGACGTGATTCAGAAGATTGCCGAAGCTcgacaagaaaaagaggtTTGGAGACAGCTAATGGATGGATCGAATCTTGCGGCAACATTGGCTCTATTATTGGTCCAGGACACTGGTGATATTGAAGAGTTTACAAAATCCCGCTTGAATGAAATATCTCCGCACTTCCACTCACTATCActtcttgtcttgtttcaGTCAGAGCCTGTCTTGATTGCGCTGGAACTTCTCAAGACAGCTGCAACAGCGGATGAAACTAAACGTTCTCTT GTTCACCAAGCCCTTCAACTAATGGCAACGACTATTCTGAGTACGAACAAGGACCCTAAAAGTAAGAAAGGGAATGTTATTGGTCGGTTCTTGCAATCCCATGTTCTGGGTCTCATGGCTCGTCTTACCGACGTTATCAACGATTCTATCACGTTGCAGCCTCTGATTATGGAACAAAGAAGCGCCATAGCGACATTGGAAGAGATGCTTAAAGTCTGCAAGCAACATGTGCGGGTTGCCAGGCCACAG ATATCGGCCTGCCTTCTTGCAGTCATTTCGCAGGAATCTTTACGAGAAGCCTGCTTTTCTTGCTGGGCTGCAATGCTCGCTTATCTggacgaagaagacgttGAAGCATTACTTGAAACTACTTTTTTCATCATCCGTCGATACTGGGGCGTGCTAGACGATGCGACTGCGACTATTGGCAAAAATATGCTTCTATCCTTGCTGGAGAAGCACGGTGCCATGGTCGAGATGTACATCAGCAAGCTCCCTTCGCTATCGTACTGCAAAGGCCTTGAAAGCGTTGAGAAAACTCTGAAGGCAATGCGCCCAACTCTTGCTATGGAAGAAGCACTCGGTGTGTTTGCACAGAGAGTCAGTCATGACAACGCGGGTGTAGTTCATCAGGCTTTGACTGAACTTGCCCCATACCTGAGGGATAACCAGAGTGCTTTGTACACCTCTGCTGTGAGTCAAAGGCCAGACAATGCAATTACAACTATATTGAGGTCACTTCTCGACTGTGCTTGCAAATACAGCGGGGCACAAATGGACATCGCCCGACTGTGCGTTCAATGCATTGGGCTCATTGGTTGCTTGGATTCCAATCAGATTGAGACTGTTCGAGAGCAGCGATCTATTGTTGTATTGAACAATTTCGTGGCGCCGGAGGAGATGACTGACTTTGGGTTGTTCATGCTCGAGGAGGTTTTAGTGCCCTCATTTTTATCTGCGACTGATACCAAACTCCAAGGGTTCCTTTCCTATGCAATGCAGGAGTTGCTCGACAAATGTGAGATCAAAGCAGCTTGTGCCATGAACGAAACAGGCATGCTTGGTGGCAACGACATTTACAGGAAGTGGATCGCCATTCCAGATCATGCTCGAGAGGTCATGACCCCTTTCTTATCCTCCAGGTATATGGTTGCTCCAATGCCCCCGGTAACCGTGGAGTACCCAATCTTCCATCCAGGCAAACCTTACGGCAATTGGCTGCGGTCCTTTGTTATCGACATGTTGAGAGAGGGACAGCATCCCCATGCTGACTTGCTATTTGAACCTCTTATGCGCGTGATCCGTGTGAAGGATCTGTCGACTGCCGAATTTCTCCTACCCTACCTAGTGATACACATTTTACTTGGTGCACGGAGTAGTGAGAATGAAAAGAATCGAATAGTAAATGAGCTTCTAGGGGTTTTAAGACACCAGCCTGCTGACGATGCATCCTATGTGGAACGGGAAGAAATGAAGCGATACTGTCAT GCCGTATTTCGTTGCCTAGATTATGCCATGAGATGGATCCAAGAAAAACGTGCAGCTGGAAGACTTTCTGCAGAAGGCAAAGAGAGTGTCGCACGAATACAACGCGTACTTGATCAAATTCCGGCAGAACTCATCTCTCAGCGAGCCACTGATTGCAACGAGTACTCTCGTGCTCTATTTCATCTTGAGCAGCATGCCCAGAACATGGAGCAGCAGAAACAGGATCCAGGAGATCGAAGCAGATTGCTAGAAAAACTCCAGAATATATACGCTAATATTGACGAGCCGGATGGTTTAGAAGGTATTTCCTCACAGCTTCATGCACTCGACATAAATCAACAAATCCTGAGCCACAAAAAGGCTGGCCGATGGGCCTCGGCTCAAACGTGGTATGAGATGCAGCTTGCTGAGAATCCTCAAAACACCGAGGTTCAATTGGATCTTCTGAATTGCCTAAAGCAAGCCGGGCAACATG ATGTGCTCCTGAATCACATTGAGGGTATGCAAGCAGACCCTTCAGCTGAGAACAAAATCCTGCCATTTGCTGTGGAAGCTGCCTGGGTTACCGGCCGATGGGAAAGCCTGGCCAAGTTTACAGGGCGATTTCAAGAAGATGTCGCTCAAGATTTTAACATGTCTGTCGCCTGTTTGTTTGATTCCTTATATCGCCGCTCGGGTCCGGATGCATTTGGCAAGGCTATTCAGAGCATGCAGGACAAGATAGCCTCATCAATGACTGCGTCAGCCACAGCTTCTTTGAATGCCGCACATGAGATTTTGTTGAAGTGTCACGTTCTGACAGATTTGGACGTAATTACCAATACCAAATCTGGCAACGAAGCTGAACGGCGGAGAACTTTGGGGCTATTGGATGGTCGACTGGAAATCATTGGGGGAAGGTTCAGCGATAAGCAATACCTTCTTGGTATTAGACGCGCTGCTATGGAGTTGTCAAG ACCAACTTTTGCGGATCTGGACATCTCCGGTCTCTGGCTATCCAGTGCTAGGCTGGCACGAAAAACAAACTCTTTACATCAGTCATTCAATGCTGTGCTGCATGCCTCCCGGCTAGGTGATGACTCGGCGACGATCGAGAATGCGAAGCTATTATGGAGGGACAATCATCACCGCAAAGCCATTCAAATGCTCCAGGGCGCCATCGAACGCAACAAATTCATGACTCAGACTGGCCCATCAACGAGCGCTGGAACAGCTGGATCCTCGAAGCTCAACCCTCAACAAAAGTTGCTGACTGCTCGAGCACAGTTACTCCTCGCCAAGTGGCTGGATGCCGCTGGGCAATCTCATGCTGTCGCATTACGAGAAAAGTACCAACAACCCCCTAAGACATACTCGACTTGGGAAAAGGGCCATTACTACCTAGGCCGACACTACAAAAAGATTCTGGAGGCGGAACAAACTCTCAAAGTCGAAGACCAGAGTGATAACTATGTTACTGGGGAAATTGCAAGGCTTGTCATTGAAAATTACGTCCGGTCCCTCAATTCAGGAACCAAATATATTTACCAAACTCTTCCAAGAATATTGACATTGTGGTTGGATGTTGGTGCACAGGTCGACAAGGCACCAGAGGGCAAGGTTTCGCTTTCCCGGGAGCTGCATAAGCGACGAGTCGAGCAGCTTAATATGCTGCATGCCTTTCTCGACAAGTATATCTATCGCTTGCCAGCGTATATTTTCTACACGGCTCTGCCACAAATCGTGGCTCGAATCGCTCACCCAAACACTGCAGTTTTCGAACGCCTCAGTCACATCATAACCAAAGTTGTCGAGGCGCATCCAAGACAAGCCCTGTGGAGTCTTATTGGCATCATGACTACAAAGCAGGCCTCCGAGAGGAAAGTGCGAGGTGCACAAATCCTGCAAGCACTGAGAGGAATTCAAAGAAAGGTGGATGGCACATCTCACGATGTGAAATACCTCATCAGGACTGGTGAGAAGCTTGCAGAGCAACTTCTCGTAGCCTGTCAGAACGGTGACTTTAACAGCAACAAAACGGTTAAAGCTAGCCTTTCACGAGACCTTCGCTTCCAGCACAAGTGCACACCCTGTCCTCTGGTGGTCCCTGTAGAAAGCTCACTGACAGCCACACTGCCTGCGGTTTCCGAACACGTAAAGAAACACAATGCCTTTTCTCGGGATGTCGTCACGATCGATTGCTTCCTGGATGATGTCCTCGTTCTGAGCTCCCTTGCAAAACCGAGACGTCTGACTGCCAGGGGGTCCGATGGCAAGAGCTACATGTTGTTGATCAAGCCTAAAGATGATCTTCGAACTGACCAGCGTCTTATGGAGTTTAACGGCATCATCAATCGGTCACTGAAACGAGACGCGGAGTCCAGCAGGCGACAGCTGTATATTCGAACGTATGCCGTTGTTCCGTTAAACGAGGAGTGTGGCATTATTGAGTGGGTTCCAGGTATCAAGACGATGAGAGATATTCTGTTGAACTTGTACGCGTCGCAGAAAATTCACCCCGACTATGCGGCATTGAGACAACTGATGGAGGATGCATCAGCATCTGAGAGCAAAATCCGAATCTTCACTGACGATGTATTGGGACGATTCCCGCCCCTGCTGCCGTTGTGGTTTATTCAGCAGTTCCCCAATCCGTCTGCGTGGTTTGCCGCTCGACTCAGATACACCCGGTCATGTGCCGTCATGTCCATGGTTGGCACAATTCTAGGTTTGGGTGACCGGCATGGTGAAAACGTCAACTTGGAGGAAGGTAACGGCGGGATATTCCACGTGGACTTTAATTGTTTGTTCGACAAAGGCTTGACGTTTGCCAAGCCTGAACGGGTCCCGTTTCGCCTTACGCACAATATGGTTGCAGCAATGGGTATATACGGATACGAAGGGCCATTCAGAAAATCGTCGGAGCTCACACTGAGCATTCTGCGGCAACAGGAGGAAACGCTGATGACAATTCTGGAGGCGTTCATATACGATCCAACACTAGATTtacaaaaggaaaagaaatcgTCCAGGAGAGGGGATGTGAGTGTGAGGCTGCAGCCTCAAAGCGTGGTGGACAGCATCAAGAGGAAAGTCAGAGGGCTATTGCCGAATGAGAACATTCCGTTGAGCGTAGAAGGTCAAGTGGAAGAACTCATCAAGCAGGCTGTTGATCCAAGGAATCTGACAGCCATGTATATTGGATGGTGTCCATTTTTGTAG
- the GRP78 gene encoding Endoplasmic reticulum chaperone BiP, whose product MEKRRIIVSIDFGTTYSGVSWAETSRPDVQHVVSSWPAIDGLRSSLKVPTELRKLATGWQWGFQIPEDAKRYRFFKLKLDEPDRPSRDGDTPLELARIYLSCLHDHFIGILEKKLSRAVVQMTPMDFVVTVPAIWSNTAKQATERAAAMAGFCGNKRILLISEPEAAALYTIKHLGPSVLKPGKNFVLCDAGGGTVDLISYEVSHSGNLAVKEITEGTGGKCGSAMLNKRFRRYLKQTHGDKYWTNERLILAIAEFESFKKDFSPKGEPLTIRVDESLGLKRNRFTISQTDMTTRIFTPIMKDIICLIKEQIGLVADEIAAVVLVGGFGESSYLKSEVKAALARNTPVLQPDNGWIAVVKGAVIHGLGYYHPSLTQVQIVSRIARRSYGTCLLAAYDMLRHDPKEAVWSPKEGEMVVAEMCWFIRKGESYTEGIPTAIDYQCDIPVSSGPVPQTEIEIFCNDDPEPPIHCTSRTTCIATLALNLDKIPVSTKNAAGVTRIGNHRYFCLTGAIEASYGSAMITYKVKLGGVTHDALTVRYENQGLGVE is encoded by the exons ATggagaaaagaagaataatCGTCTCAATTGACTTTGGAACAACGTATTCTGGAGTATCCTGGGCCGAGACAAGCCGA CCTGATGTTCAACATGTCGTATCGAGCTGGCCTGCCATTGACGGCCTGAGAAGTAGTCTCAAAGTACCTACAGAGCTACGAAAGTTAGCTACAGGATGGCAGTGGGGTTTCCAAATTCCCGAAGATGCCAAACGATATCGCTTCTTTAAGCT GAAACTGGACGAGCCAGATAGGCCAAGCCGAGATGGAGATACGCCATTAGAACTGGCCAGAATCTACCTCTCGTGTTTGCATGACCACTTCATCGGTATCTTGGAAAAGAAGCTTTCGCGCGCAGTTGTTCAAATGACACCTATGGACTTTGTCGTTACGGTGCCCGCAATTTGGTCCAACACGGCAAAGCAAGCCACCGAACGagcggccgccatggccggtTTTTGTGGCAACAAAAGGATCCTCCTCATTTCAGAGCCA GAAGCTGCGGCTCTGTACACAATAAAACACCTCGGCCCGTCAGTCCTGAAGCCGGGCAAGAATTTTGTACTTTGCGATGCCGGAGGCGGCACAGTCGACCTGATATCATATGAGGTATCGCATTCTGGTAATTTGGCAGTGAAAGAAATAACTGAAGGCACAGGCGGAAAATGCGGCTCCGCCATGCTGAACAAGAGATTCAGAAGATATCTTAAACAAACACACGGCGACAAATATTGGACCAATGAGCGTCTGATATTGGCAATTGCTGAATTTGAGTCG TTCAAGAAAGACTTCTCTCCAAAGGGAGAACCCCTCACGATCCGTGTTGATGAGAGCCTCGGCCTCAAGCGCAATCGGTTCACCATATCGCAAACCGACATGACAACCAGAATTTTCACACCAATCATGAAAGATATTATTTGCCTGATCAAGGAACAGATTGGACTGGTCGCTGACGAGATTGCCGCAGTGGTACTGGTTGGTGGCTTCGGTGAAAGCTCATACTTGAAGTCGGAAGTAAAAGCAGCCCTTGCACGCAACACTCCAGTGCTGCAACCCGATAACGGCTGGATAGCTGTGGTCAAGGGAGCAGTCATACACGGCCTGGGATATTATCATCCCAGCTTGACCCAAGTGCAAATCGTATCGAGAATAGCCAGGCGCTCCTACGGTACCTGTCTTCTTGCTGCGTATGATATGTTGCGGCATGACCCTAAGGAGGC GGTTTGGTCTCCAAAGGAAGGCGAGATGGTGGTTGCCGAAATGTGCTGGTTTATCAGAAAG GGCGAGTCTTATACGGAAGGAATACCTACCGCCATTGATTATCAGTGCGATATACCTGTTTCGTCTGGTCCTGTTCCGCAAACAGAAATCGAGATTTTCTGCAACGACGATCCTGAGCCGCCGATCCATTGCACTTCAAGGACGACGTGCATTGCAACGCTAGCACTGAACCTAGACAAAATCCCAGTGTCTACCAAGAACGCCGCAGGAGTAACTCGGATTGGCAATCATAGGTACTTTTGCCTGACCGGTGCCATAGAGGCTAGCTACGGCTCAGCCATGATTACTTATAAGGTCAAGCTGGGAG GCGTGACACACGATGCTCTCACGGTGCGATATGAGAATCAAGGGCTCGGAGTGGAATAG
- the MCCC1 gene encoding Methylcrotonoyl-CoA carboxylase subunit alpha, translated as MRSIRANRLPLRPLPRYTSTASSCAPKTTALSSVLIANRGEIAIRINRTAERMGIRATTVYTDVDAGSWHASTGYQSLGLGPASGYLDGDKIIALAKKHGIQALHPGYGFLSENSQFAEKCEREGIVFVGPPATAMADMGNKARSKEIMTAANVPCVPGYHGPEQGEQELLQYAKDITFPVLLKSVRGGGGKGMRIVMTEDEFMTQLKSARAEARASFGEGGEVMLVEKYIVRPRHVEVQVFADKHGNTAALGERDCSVQRRHQKVLEESPAPDLDEATRQDLWDKARKAASAVGYVGAGTVEFILDKDSGKFYFMEMNTRLQVEHPVTEMVTGLDLVEWQFRIAAGEELPLKQAQVEEQMKKLGAAIEARIYAENPEKGFMPDSGKLVHAVLPESVQADPDVRLDWGFGSGSTVSEAYDGMIAKLIVRGENREQAIAKLAAALRAFEIVGVSTNVEFLKRLCYSPAFIEGDVETGFIDKWRDELFKPRHIGDELFAQAALGVLSLQLNGAEPHGQTLGFGDASASSERKLAFKVLDGYSEKEGEIVEAAVTQTGHNLYNVTVSRKGQEAPAVFNNVASEHTPEGAVMKLQTYFPAERILSSVVPQTQDNDTKITVFQHGVKTDLSLLPPSWYEKALGLKEIAASVVAPMPCKILKNEVVEGQEVKKGTPLVVIESMKMETVIRSPQDGVVKKLAHKEGDICKAGTILVLFEEDPAKGEA; from the exons ATGCGTTCCATCAGAGCCAATCGCCTCCCATTGAGGCCCCTGCCTCGCTACACGTCCACGGCGTCTTCGTGCGCCCCCAAGACGACCGCCCTCAGCTCGGTGCTCATTGCCAACCGCGGAGAGATTGCCATTCGGATAAACCGCACCGCGGAGCGGATGGGCATCCGCGCCACCACCGTCTATACGGACGTCGATGCGGGTTCGTGGCATGCCTCGACCGGATACCAGTCCCTGGGGCTTGGCCCAGCCAGCGGCTACCTCGACGGAGACAAGATCATTGcgttggccaagaagcacgGGATCCAGGCGCTGCATCCCGGATATGGTTTCCTGTCGGAGAATTCTCAGTTCGCCGAGAAGTGTGAACGGGAAGGCATTGTCTTTGTCGGGCCGCCCGcgacggccatggctgaCATGGGCAACAAGGCAAGGAGCAAGGAGATCATGACGGCTGCCAACGTGCCCTGCGTTCCCGGCTACCACGGCCCGGAGCAGGGAGAGCAGGAGCTGCTTCAGTATGCCAAGGACATCACGTTCCCCGTCTTGTTGAAGAGTGTgcgtggcggcggtggcaaGGGCATGCGAATTGTCATGACAGAGGACGAGTTCATGACCCAGCTGAAGAGCGCCCGTGCTGAGGCTCGCGCCTCGTTTggcgaaggcggcgaggTGATGCTGGTCGAGAAGTACATCGTGCGGCCGCGCCACGTGGAGGTCCAGGTGTTCGCCGACAAGCACGGCAACACGGCAGCCCTCGGCGAGCGAGACTGCAGTGTTCAGCGACGACACCAAAAGGTCCTTGAGGAGTCTCCCGCCCCTGATCTGGACGAGGCTACGAGACAGGACCTGTGGGACAAGGCTCGCAAGGCCGCTTCCGCCGTGGGCTACGTGGGCGCCGGCACGGTCGAGTTCATCCTCGACAAGGACAGCGGCAAGTTCTACTTCATGGAGATGAACACCAGGTTGCAGGTCGAGCACCCCGTCACCGAAATGGTCACGGGCCTGGACCTTGTGGAGTGGCAGTTCcgcatcgccgccggcgaggagcTGCCTCTGAAGCAGGCCCAGGTGGAggagcagatgaagaagctCGGCGCGGCCATCGAAGCCCGCATCTACGCCGAGAACCCCGAGAAGGGGTTCATGCCCGACTCCGGCAAGCTCGTCCACGCCGTGCTTCCCGAGTCCGTCCAGGCCGACCCGGACGTCCGGCTAGACTGGGGCTTCGGCTCCGGCAGCACCGTGTCAGAGGCCTACGACGGCATGATTGCCAAGCTGATTGTGCGCGGGGAGAACCGCGagcaggccattgccaagctggcggCCGCTCTGCGCGCCTTTGAAATCGTCGGCGTCAGCACCAACGTCGAGTTCCTCAAGCGCCTGTGCTACTCGCCCGCCTTCATCGAGGGCGATGTCGAGACCGGCTTCATCGACAAGTGGCGCGACGAGCTCTTCAAGCCCAGGCACATCGGCGACGAGCTCTTTGCCCAGGCCGCCTTGGGCGTCCTGAGTCTGCAGCTGAACGGCGCCGAGCCCCACGGCCAGACCCTCGGCTTCGGCGATGCCAGCGCATCCAGCGAGCGCAAGCTGGCTTTCAAGGTCCTCGACGGGTACAGCGAGAAGGAGGGCGAGATTGTCGAGGCGGCCGTCACCCAGACCGGGCACAACCTGTACAATGTCACCGTCTCGCGAAAGGGACAAGAGGCCCCCGCCGTCTTTAACAACGTTGCCTCCGAGCATACTCCAGAGGGCGCCGTCATGAAGCTGCAGACTTATTTCCCTGCCGAGAGAATACTGTCCTCTGTTGTCCCGCAGACGCAGGACAACGACACCAAAATTACCGTGTTCCAGCATGGTGTCAAGACTGATCTTTCTTTGTTGCCGCCTTCGTGGTATGAGAAGGCGCTGGGGCTGAAGGAAATTGCCGCCTCGGTGGTTGCTCCGATGCCCTGCAAAATTTTGAAGAATGAAGTCGTCGAGGGTCAAGAGGTCAAGAAGGGAACACCTCTTGTAGT TATTGAGTCAATGAAGATGGAGACGGTGATCCGATCGCCGCAGGACGGCGTAGTCAAGAAGCTAGCCCATAAAGAGGGT GATATTTGCAAAGCAGGCACAATTTTGGTATTATTTGAGGAGGATCCAGCCAAGGGGGAAGCATAG